AGCACTTCTAcgtatttattttttctatctaGGTAACCAACATGGGTAATTTCGTTACATACATAAATATCACAGATACTGAGTTGATCACGcagtttttcttattttgcaacTAACTGCCTCAAGGGGTGAAATGACAGAAATCAACATCGCATTTGAAAGTGAATGTTATCATCACTGTATTTTTCTTTACAAGCCCCAACAAATTCATGCAATCAAATTCATTTGTAAAATCAACGCAATTATAGAAACATGGGTAATTTACGATGCAAtttgatgaaagaaaaattaacaaCTTCTTCCTCCGCACGAGCAAGCAAGCCGCACGTGAATCATGCATATACCCATTCGCGCATGCGCATACACTATCACCCCTCTCACACACGCATTGCATTCGTCTTGTTAGTATGCGAGCACTTCTAcgtatttattttttctatctaGGTAATCAGCATGGGTAATTTCGTTACATACATAAATATCCCAGATACTGAGTTGATCACGcagtttttcttattttgcaacTAACTGCCTCAAGGGGTGAAATGACAGAAGTCAACATCGCATTTGAAAGTGAATGTTATCATCACTGTATTTTTCTTTACAAGCCCCAACTCTAATTCTTCGTCATTTTTCGATCTATTGCACTGAAAGTTTAAAACAGTATGTCCAACTTTCAGACAAACATTATAATTGTGACAAATGCTTTGAATTCCATTTTTGGCACGGTGGGAAATACTGCCATGATTATCACCTACCTCTGTCGTCAAGAAGTCCGAGAAACGTCAAACTGGTTCACCCTGGCGTCGTTTGCCACCGGCGAATTTATGTCCTGTGTTTATTACCCGATTCAAATATTGGTTGATATATACATCATTGACAACAATCCAGCTTGTCTCTTTGCAGTGACGTTGGGTACCGCAAGTGCGATGTGCTTCACACTCAACGTCCTTGGTTTGACGGTGGAGCGTTACATTTCGATCTGCAAGCCTCTACGAGCACCGACTTTGCTTACTCAGCGTCGCATCGGGAGTGTCATTCTGGCCATCTTCATCTACTCATTAACAACAGCAATGTTCATCCCCTACGTTACTCCCCTTGGCTTCAAAGGCAACATATCCGGCGCCGTTAACGGATGCAGACTGAGTACCGTCATTTTAAGTCGGGGCTACGTCGCATTCCTGTTTGCCAACGGGCTTTTGCCCATACCCGCCATGATCATCATCTACTGTCGCATTTTTCAAGTTCTGCGTCGCCACATCCGCACTGTATCTGATCTCACCGTGATCCAGCCGGGAACCTCTCAAAGGGAATCGGGTGATCCCGGTCGGGTAGCTGCGAATGCCAATGATCACAGAGTCTGGAAGCGCGAGGCCAAGTCTGCTGTTCTgctcttcatcatcgtcatcagctTCGCAGTCTGTTGGGTGCCTTTCGTTGTCTTCATCCTCTACCGATCGTTCACCAGTGTCGTTAGTCCGCTTGCCTATGCCATGAGTCGCTCCTTTGTTTTCCTTAATGTAGCCATCCATCCATTCGTCTACGGGTTTGGCAACAAGACTTACCGCCAAGCCATTTATTTGGTTTTCTGTGGCCCAGTGATGAAGGCGTTCGGTCGTAATCCTCTGACGAGTGTGACCGTGTGATTACCTTAATTACATGACATAAGGTTAATTAAGGTTAGATCGTGGGCGCAAGATCTTCTGTTCCCCTTTATCCAGCTCCTGGTGATATACAGTGACGTCTGGAGAATTGGTGCGGTCATGGGGAGGGACCttataatcaaatttaaattctgCATTACGTCACCAAAAATCCTCTTTTCAAATTATGTTAATACATCCTTAGACCCTACTACAAGCTCAGGAAGACTACTCCATCCAAACGTTACAGATTgtcaatgtaaaagaaaaaaataataaacgcGTATTCTTATAACCTCTAATCTTGACAAGCTTGTGCGCAAGACCTCTTGTACTGGTGTGAGAATTAAGTTGTAGACATGGGGCAACATCAGGGTCATATTAATGGACAATCTTGAAGGTCTCTGCCATGTCACCTCTAGCTCGTCTATAAACAAGAGTAGGCAAATTGAGCTTCTTCAATCTCTCAAGGTAAGATGGAATGTAGCGAATAGCTCGCCTCAGTGCACATTATCAAGTGCATCAATATGTTTTACTCTATATGGATTCCACACAGCGTGACCATGTTCTAGATGGGGCCGAACAAAAGCCTTCAAAAGTCTcgtaaacataattatattcatctataaaatataaatgtccTACTTACCAAACCTGCTAGCCTGTTAGCTTTTGAAACATTTTCTGTATGTGACCAAAGTACGCCATCTATATATAATATGCCCAGGTTCTTCATCGATTCATCATGCTTTCTAGATTTTATACAATGTAACCT
The genomic region above belongs to Lytechinus pictus isolate F3 Inbred chromosome 12, Lp3.0, whole genome shotgun sequence and contains:
- the LOC129273069 gene encoding alpha-1A adrenergic receptor-like is translated as MIITYLCRQEVRETSNWFTLASFATGEFMSCVYYPIQILVDIYIIDNNPACLFAVTLGTASAMCFTLNVLGLTVERYISICKPLRAPTLLTQRRIGSVILAIFIYSLTTAMFIPYVTPLGFKGNISGAVNGCRLSTVILSRGYVAFLFANGLLPIPAMIIIYCRIFQVLRRHIRTVSDLTVIQPGTSQRESGDPGRVAANANDHRVWKREAKSAVLLFIIVISFAVCWVPFVVFILYRSFTSVVSPLAYAMSRSFVFLNVAIHPFVYGFGNKTYRQAIYLVFCGPVMKAFGRNPLTSVTV